The Granulicella arctica genomic interval GAAGACCACAACCGCCGTCCATCTCGCCGCTTGCCTGCAGCTCTACACGCCGACGCTGCTACTTGATGGGGATGACACCCGAAACGCAACGGCCTGGAGTCAGAAGGGGAAGGGCTTTCCTTTCAAAGTTGCCGGTATAGAACAAGCCGCGAAGCTATCAAGAGGCTTTGAGCATACCGTCATCGACACCGGCCAGAAGCCCTCGGACGATGACCTCAAAAAGCTCATGGATGGGTGTGATTTGCTCATAGTTCCGGCGGTACCGGCGGGGCTGGACAATGATGGCTTAGCACTGACGATCAACTCATTGCGTGCAATGGGAGCGGAAACCTTCCGCGTTTTGCTCACGAAAGTACCACCACCGCCAGAACCCGAAGGCCCCGCGCTAAGAGCGGCGCTTGAGGCCAGGAGCATCCCCTTGTTCTCCGTCGACATACCCCGCCTGAAGGTCTTCGACAAGGCCGTGGAGAACGGCACTACGGTGAATGATCTCGTTTTACCGAGCAAGGAAGCCCCACGCGCTCAAAGAGCATGGGCGGCATATCAAACCGTGGCAAAGGAGGCGTTGACCTATGGCAGCAAATAAAGTCGTCGTGGCCGCAGACAAGTTTGGTTTCTTGGATAAGAGACAGAAGCCAGCAACAACCGAGGATGAGACTGTCCAGACAGCGCCCTCGCGTTCGAAGGCCAAAGAATCAGCGGCGGCCAAAGCCGTAGCGAAGTCGAAAGATCCTAGCATGAAGGGATACACGCTCATCCTCAAGAAGAAAACCCATATCAAGGCAAACTCGATTCTGAAGATCCTCGACACAGAAGGGGACCTCTCAGACCTCACAGAACGCCTTTTGGCGGAGTGGGTCACAAAACACGAGCATATTCACTAAAAGTTTTTTTTACTGGAGATGTCAAAAACTACCGTTCTCAACGCGCTTAGCTAATAGAGGATTCTGTGCGTATGAACAGAAAGCGGACAGGCGGCCCAGGGAGACCGCCCCAGACCACCCATTTTGGATTCCCGCAGTAGTCCGCCCAGAGGAGGCGAACCACTGATGACCAGTTTAGCCACAGACGGAGCAGGGAAGAGGCAGACCCTTGATCTCTAAAATGCGGCCAGGTCGGGTGAAATGCGAAGTTTCCGCATACCCGTCCTGTAACCTTGGAGCAATAAAAAGCCCCCAGCGTTGGCAGCGCCGAGGGCTCGTATTTCTAAACCCGCGTTGGAGGCGGGCCTATGAATAGTTTAGCTCACGAGAATCGATCGTCCGCTAATCTCGGACTGCAAAAACAGCTTCCTATATGGCCCGAAAGCGTCAGAGGCGGACCGAATGCGATTCTTCGCTCGGCGCTCTTCGCTGGCATTCAGAGCAAGAAGCGGCAAATCATCGGCAGGCAAACACGGCCCGACAAGAACCTGGAATCCGTACCGATTGCATCGCAAGACGGCATCACCATCAACTTCGCGGGTATGCAGCTAAACCAGTACGATGCAGACGTGTTTTTCGAGACTCTGCACCGAGCACGCCGCCAGCCGATGGAGACCGTTTGTCAGTTTCAGGGTGCGGACTTTCTGAAGTCCATCGGGCGGAGCTGCAACAACCTGAGCTATGAAGACTTAGAAGAGAGCTTGCAACGCCTTCGCCGAGGTTCAGTCGATCTCGAATGGAAGGTAAACGATCGGCACTACCGGTTCTCCGGGAGTCTCATCGCTTACTTCGTACGCGAGCAAACTACTAAGACATACAAGGTCACGTTTGCTAAAGAGATCCTTACGCTCTTTGCACCCGCGAGCTGGACGCAGCTGGAGTGGGACCAACGCCAGGCCATCAAAGGCAAACCCCTCGCGCAGTGGCTTCACAGCTACTACTCCACACACGCGGCCCCTTTTCCCGTTACAGTTGCGTTTCTGCATAACAAGTCAGGAAGTCCCACAACGCTCCTGAAACACTTCAAGACCGAGCTAAACAACGCTTTCGCTACCCTCTCCACGACCTTGGGGTGGTCTGTAACGTGGAACCGTAATCTCGTGACGGTGACACGCAATCCGTCTGCCGCACAGAATCGCCATGTGGCTAAGAAGATCGCGAAGACGAAGAGGTTGAGGGAGCTTAGAGAGACTCAAGGCAAGCAGCGTGACCAACAGCTCGCGCTACGGCAGCCCGCTCGCGAAGCAGCAAAGCAAGAGACCTTCGATATGTTCTCTACGCGCCAGGTTCTCGACCAACTCTTGAAAGCTCGCTAAGTCCACAGAATCATCGCATTTCACCCGACCGTCCGCGAACTGGTCGGATGAAATGCGAACAAGAATCGCGGTCATCGGATTCCTTGTTGTGTAGGTCTCCAGCTTCGCATTTCACCCGACCTTTGAGTCCGAAATGACGCATTTCACCCGACTTTACCCCCAAAAACCTCTTGTAGACCACCCCCAACCATCCGGCCCGGCTAAATGGGTGCCGCGGTTGGATCGTACGATACAGACTAAGAACGCATTTCACCCGACTCTTCCGTCGCATTTCACCCGACCGAAGCTTAGAAGCGTGGTCTGTGGATAATTCTGCGTTGCTTTTCTGTGTTCGCATCCCACCCGACCGAACTTCGCCTTTGGCCCGACCAAAGACGCATCCCACCCGACTTTGAACGCATTTCGCCCGACTGGAAGGATTAGAAAAAAGTGGCTAAACCGTTTGTTTTATAAGGCTTATAGGGAACATGCCCGAGCCCCTAATCTTTTAAATCCCTCTTCTAATCCCACTTATAATCCCCACCTCAAACCGCCTTCCTTTGTGGAAATCCATTCTTCTTACAAAGCCAATCTGACGTGACTCCAGCGTGCGCCGGCGAGAAGAACCGGCCCACCCCTCCGTCACCTCGAATACCTCAAGAAACAGCACCCACGAAGACAAAAGACACGGCAAAAGCAAAAGCAAAAACTTCCTGATGAGAGTGAGGGCTGTCTTAGACCAATGGCTGAAGCATTGAGATCGTGCCAGGACCAGCAGAAAAGGCGCAAGGCGCTCGCGCTGCACATTCTTGCGACCCAATATACCCCCAAACGCACCAAGAGGCTCCAGCGAGGCAAGGATACACACGGGTGTGCAGTTTCCCATAGACTGACGAGATGCAGAGCTGGAAATGGGCCAAACGTAGTGCAGCAGTTTTAGGCATCACAATCATCGTTTTCGGAGGCGCTTACTATTACGCGATCGAACCGCATCATTCCTTCGCTCCGCCCGAATCGCCCGAGGGTTTACTAGATCGTGCCGACACCCTTGCCTGGGGGAACAAATGGGCCGAAGCCCAACCCTTATACGCTCGGGCGGAAAAGCTCTTTGCGAGTGAGGGCAAAGGCTCGAAAGCTCTCTATGCGCACGTTAGCCAGGTTCCACCGGACGAAACCGTCAGCGCGCACACAAACATCCTGAGATTGACCGAAGAACTCGCAATCCCGGAGGCCACAGATCCAGAAACAAAGCTACGAATTCTCACCATTCGTGGTCAGATCGAGACCAACTACGATGCGAGCCAAGCACGGGCGACATGGCAATCCATTCAATTACTCGCAATCAACCTGCATCACTACCAGCTCGCGAC includes:
- a CDS encoding ParA family protein produces the protein MIIAVTNNKGGVGKTTTAVHLAACLQLYTPTLLLDGDDTRNATAWSQKGKGFPFKVAGIEQAAKLSRGFEHTVIDTGQKPSDDDLKKLMDGCDLLIVPAVPAGLDNDGLALTINSLRAMGAETFRVLLTKVPPPPEPEGPALRAALEARSIPLFSVDIPRLKVFDKAVENGTTVNDLVLPSKEAPRAQRAWAAYQTVAKEALTYGSK
- the trfA gene encoding plasmid replication initiator TrfA, translated to MNSLAHENRSSANLGLQKQLPIWPESVRGGPNAILRSALFAGIQSKKRQIIGRQTRPDKNLESVPIASQDGITINFAGMQLNQYDADVFFETLHRARRQPMETVCQFQGADFLKSIGRSCNNLSYEDLEESLQRLRRGSVDLEWKVNDRHYRFSGSLIAYFVREQTTKTYKVTFAKEILTLFAPASWTQLEWDQRQAIKGKPLAQWLHSYYSTHAAPFPVTVAFLHNKSGSPTTLLKHFKTELNNAFATLSTTLGWSVTWNRNLVTVTRNPSAAQNRHVAKKIAKTKRLRELRETQGKQRDQQLALRQPAREAAKQETFDMFSTRQVLDQLLKAR